In one window of Posidoniimonas corsicana DNA:
- a CDS encoding winged helix-turn-helix transcriptional regulator — protein MPPLPPRRSDCPISCVLDLLGDKWTLLVVRDLVLGKQRFDEFLGSPEGIASNILSDRLKMLTEAGYLRREPDRADGRRSLYSLTAQGEDLRKLVLSVARWGEAHFPGTMRAPQGRGKKG, from the coding sequence ATGCCGCCGCTCCCGCCCCGCCGTTCCGACTGCCCCATCTCCTGCGTGCTCGACCTGCTGGGAGACAAATGGACGCTGCTGGTCGTGCGGGACCTGGTGCTCGGCAAGCAGCGGTTCGACGAGTTCCTCGGCTCGCCCGAGGGGATCGCGTCGAACATCCTCTCCGACCGCCTGAAGATGCTCACCGAGGCCGGCTACCTGCGGCGCGAGCCCGACCGGGCCGACGGCCGGCGGTCGCTCTACTCCCTGACCGCCCAGGGCGAGGACCTCCGCAAGCTGGTGCTCAGCGTCGCCCGCTGGGGCGAGGCGCACTTCCCCGGCACCATGCGGGCGCCGCAGGGCCGCGGGAAGAAGGGCTGA